The Metabacillus sediminilitoris genome window below encodes:
- a CDS encoding penicillin-binding transpeptidase domain-containing protein, producing the protein MKKLMFVLLLIISMMVLSACTDKPTASDRFSKYIALWNEQKFSEMYDMLTPATKEKITQEEFVQRYADIYDGISAKNLKVTFEKPSEEEQKDKQDSVVYPFSLKMDTVAGEVAFEQDVELKKAEIDKEENWYITWSSSMIFPQLKDGEKVRVSSQPAVRGQIFDQNDKGLAVNGVAHEIGIVPQNIPENREETLAKVSTLLGLELTEIEAKLNQSWVKPDLFVPIKKIDPMNTKLLEQLMAIPSIQKQDVEARVYPVGEAAAHLTGYIGSITAEQLEELEDKGYSSQSMIGKAGLEQVYESRLKGEAGSKIYVNGTDKVIAEKSPVNGEDIKITVNSDLQTSLYEQLKGEPGTAVAIHPKTGETLALVSSPSYNPNEFIYGLSKEKYDSLEKNPLNPMMARFNKTFSPGSSLKPVTAAIGLESGTLSPDRTKVIKGLTWQKDSSWGNYYVTRVSSKVENVNLENALMFSDNIFFAQLALEIGPDKLSEGLKKFGFEEKIDYSFPTNKSTISTEGLNNEPLLADSGYGQGQIQMSPIHLAATYTPFLNEGNMIKPYLEVNPETNTTIWKEQVITPEHADLLLQDLVKVVQDPNGTAYDPHIPGQQLAGKTGTAELKQSKEDKEGKENGWFIGVNTNDPQLLIAMMIEDVKNKGGSHYVVPKVKQVFKEFISN; encoded by the coding sequence ATGAAAAAATTAATGTTTGTTTTATTACTTATCATTTCAATGATGGTGCTAAGTGCCTGTACAGATAAACCGACAGCGAGTGACCGTTTTTCAAAATACATAGCACTTTGGAATGAGCAAAAATTCTCAGAGATGTATGACATGCTGACACCAGCTACAAAAGAAAAGATTACCCAAGAGGAATTTGTCCAACGTTATGCTGACATCTATGATGGAATTTCAGCTAAAAACCTTAAAGTAACATTCGAAAAGCCATCTGAAGAAGAACAAAAGGATAAACAGGATTCTGTTGTCTATCCATTTTCATTAAAGATGGATACAGTTGCAGGAGAGGTTGCTTTTGAGCAAGATGTAGAACTTAAAAAGGCGGAAATCGATAAAGAAGAAAATTGGTATATTACATGGTCCTCATCAATGATCTTTCCGCAGCTAAAAGATGGAGAAAAAGTAAGAGTTTCAAGTCAACCTGCGGTAAGAGGACAGATCTTTGACCAGAATGATAAAGGTCTTGCCGTTAATGGAGTTGCACATGAAATTGGCATTGTCCCGCAAAACATTCCTGAAAATCGAGAAGAAACGCTTGCAAAGGTTTCAACATTGCTTGGTTTAGAGCTCACAGAAATTGAAGCAAAATTAAATCAATCCTGGGTAAAACCAGATTTATTTGTACCAATTAAGAAAATTGATCCAATGAATACAAAACTTTTAGAACAACTAATGGCTATTCCTTCTATACAAAAGCAAGATGTGGAAGCTAGAGTTTACCCAGTAGGTGAAGCAGCAGCACATCTTACTGGGTACATTGGAAGCATAACAGCTGAACAATTAGAAGAGTTAGAAGACAAAGGATACAGCAGTCAGTCAATGATTGGAAAAGCTGGACTTGAACAGGTTTATGAAAGCCGCTTAAAAGGTGAAGCAGGCTCAAAAATTTATGTAAATGGGACAGATAAAGTCATAGCTGAAAAATCACCTGTCAATGGTGAGGATATTAAAATTACTGTTAATAGTGATCTTCAAACATCTCTTTATGAACAATTAAAAGGTGAACCAGGAACGGCCGTTGCCATCCACCCTAAAACAGGAGAGACGTTAGCGTTGGTAAGTAGCCCTTCCTATAATCCAAACGAATTTATTTATGGATTGTCGAAAGAAAAATATGATTCATTGGAGAAAAATCCTTTAAATCCAATGATGGCTAGATTTAATAAAACATTTTCACCAGGCTCATCACTAAAACCTGTAACTGCAGCAATCGGTTTAGAATCAGGCACTCTTAGTCCGGATCGTACAAAGGTTATTAAAGGGTTAACATGGCAAAAGGATAGTAGCTGGGGAAATTATTATGTGACACGTGTTTCAAGTAAAGTCGAAAATGTAAATTTAGAAAATGCTTTAATGTTTTCGGACAACATTTTCTTTGCACAATTAGCATTAGAGATTGGGCCTGATAAATTATCTGAAGGGTTAAAGAAGTTTGGATTTGAGGAAAAGATAGATTATTCTTTCCCAACTAATAAGTCGACCATTTCAACAGAAGGACTTAATAATGAACCGTTATTAGCAGATTCAGGCTATGGTCAAGGACAAATCCAAATGAGTCCTATCCATCTTGCTGCCACATACACACCATTCTTAAATGAAGGAAATATGATTAAACCATACCTGGAAGTAAATCCAGAAACGAACACCACTATATGGAAGGAGCAGGTAATAACACCTGAACATGCAGATTTACTTTTACAGGATTTAGTGAAGGTTGTACAAGATCCAAATGGAACAGCATATGACCCGCATATTCCAGGTCAACAGCTGGCAGGAAAAACAGGTACAGCTGAATTGAAGCAGTCAAAAGAGGATAAAGAAGGAAAAGAAAATGGCTGGTTTATTGGTGTAAATACAAATGATCCTCAGCTTTTAATAGCAATGATGATTGAGGATGTAAAAAATAAAGGCGGCAGCCACTATGTTGTTCCGAAAGTAAAGCAAGTGTTTAAAGAATTTATTTCAAATTAA
- the sigI gene encoding RNA polymerase sigma factor SigI, whose amino-acid sequence MLSLLFKLGKKKQTLEDTVLLIQKGDKDLQNQLIEQYKPFVAKTVSSVCKRYINENDDEFSIGLIAFNDAIEKYSTDKGSSLFAFAELVIKRKVIDYIRKEARKPYTLNLDLQEHEEGDFSQSKIESDLSIEEYTKLIEQEQRKEEIAYFQHRLKDFKLTFAEIVEQSPKHFDARQNAILVATKLIEDDELREFLFHKKQLPVKQLEAKVAVSRKTIERNRKYIIAMAIILSGEFLYLKEYIKGVLHS is encoded by the coding sequence GTGCTAAGCCTTTTGTTTAAATTAGGTAAGAAAAAACAAACACTTGAAGATACCGTTCTTTTAATCCAAAAAGGTGACAAGGATTTACAGAACCAACTAATTGAACAATATAAACCATTCGTTGCAAAAACAGTTTCATCTGTTTGCAAACGATATATAAATGAAAATGATGATGAATTTAGTATCGGCTTAATCGCATTCAATGATGCAATTGAAAAATATTCAACAGATAAAGGTAGTTCGTTATTTGCTTTTGCTGAACTCGTAATAAAACGTAAGGTCATCGATTATATTCGTAAGGAAGCTCGAAAACCGTACACCCTTAATCTTGATTTACAGGAGCATGAAGAAGGCGACTTCTCACAAAGCAAAATTGAGTCTGATTTATCGATTGAAGAATATACAAAATTGATCGAGCAAGAACAGAGAAAAGAAGAAATAGCTTATTTTCAACATCGTTTAAAGGATTTTAAATTAACATTTGCTGAAATTGTTGAACAATCTCCAAAACATTTTGATGCAAGACAAAACGCAATCTTAGTTGCAACAAAATTGATTGAAGATGACGAATTAAGGGAATTTCTTTTCCATAAGAAGCAACTTCCAGTAAAACAGCTTGAAGCAAAAGTAGCAGTAAGTAGGAAAACGATTGAGAGAAATAGAAAATACATTATTGCAATGGCCATTATTCTCTCAGGTGAGTTCCTCTATTTAAAAGAATATATTAAAGGGGTGCTACATTCATGA
- a CDS encoding DUF3905 domain-containing protein: MPKHKKMNISINETMPHQINSPSWKDTGIKMKDPFVNEYGVVIGDSYYDSEESPLNRWSDEVDPAIMSGDQWVHPTNDIGWNTAENRELIESKKKPNGVPFTHPDKDVSYSSD; this comes from the coding sequence ATGCCTAAACACAAAAAAATGAATATTTCAATCAATGAAACAATGCCGCACCAAATCAATTCTCCTTCATGGAAAGATACAGGGATTAAAATGAAAGACCCTTTTGTTAATGAGTATGGAGTGGTTATTGGTGATAGTTATTATGATTCTGAGGAATCACCATTAAATAGGTGGAGTGATGAAGTTGATCCAGCGATAATGTCAGGTGATCAATGGGTCCATCCTACGAATGATATCGGTTGGAATACTGCAGAAAACAGAGAGCTGATTGAATCAAAGAAAAAACCAAATGGTGTCCCTTTTACACATCCAGATAAAGACGTAAGCTATAGTAGTGATTGA
- a CDS encoding anti-sigma-I factor RsgI family protein, with product MKRGVVVESNDDFVTLLTPDGQFIKRKNKEGKYELGEEISFIASIENREEAATRTRTKRRSFTNYLSLRVGALSAIAIMFIMFIMFTFLPFFNNDKVYAYMSIDINPSFEIGINEELKVISLEPLNEEAERLIVKLSDWENKPFDEIVNAIVKQSETNGYIYPGKEIVITTVIDEEDQEVQTKLEKDIVEIRSSYENEDMIVKTIESNVETREKALNQGISTGKYLQLQDKAKAADEQQNEEVTEPAVKEEQTEKSSTSTNQTTQAPTPAPANVNPQPVQEKETDTKAKLQETKKKLQENAQNLNNNKTKQQANQQTKQIKEDEKQNKQNNRNNKDQSDRDDDDRDSKYVQNNDQSKKNDRDDWNDDDDRKEENWDDDRQENKWNDDRDKDDRDRDRDDD from the coding sequence ATGAAAAGAGGGGTCGTCGTAGAATCAAATGATGACTTTGTAACACTGCTCACCCCAGATGGGCAATTTATAAAAAGGAAAAATAAAGAGGGCAAGTATGAATTAGGGGAAGAAATTTCATTTATAGCTTCTATAGAAAACCGTGAAGAGGCTGCAACTAGAACGAGAACAAAAAGGCGATCTTTTACGAATTATCTTAGTTTACGTGTAGGTGCTTTATCTGCAATTGCCATTATGTTTATTATGTTTATTATGTTTACATTCCTACCGTTTTTTAACAATGACAAAGTGTATGCCTATATGTCGATTGATATAAATCCTAGTTTTGAAATTGGAATAAACGAAGAGTTAAAAGTCATTTCTCTTGAGCCTTTAAATGAGGAAGCAGAAAGACTTATTGTAAAGCTCTCTGATTGGGAAAACAAACCATTCGATGAAATCGTTAACGCCATTGTTAAACAATCAGAAACAAATGGATATATTTATCCTGGAAAAGAAATTGTCATAACAACGGTTATCGATGAAGAAGATCAGGAAGTACAAACAAAGCTAGAAAAAGATATTGTCGAAATTCGTTCATCCTACGAAAACGAAGATATGATTGTGAAAACGATTGAATCAAATGTTGAAACAAGAGAAAAAGCTCTGAACCAAGGAATTTCTACAGGTAAGTACTTACAACTTCAAGATAAAGCAAAAGCTGCTGATGAACAACAAAATGAAGAAGTGACAGAGCCTGCAGTAAAAGAAGAGCAAACGGAAAAAAGTTCAACATCAACGAATCAAACAACTCAAGCACCAACTCCAGCTCCAGCTAATGTAAACCCACAGCCTGTACAGGAAAAGGAAACGGATACGAAAGCGAAGCTTCAAGAAACAAAAAAGAAACTACAAGAAAATGCTCAAAATTTGAACAACAACAAGACGAAACAACAAGCTAATCAGCAAACTAAACAAATAAAAGAAGATGAGAAACAAAACAAGCAAAATAATAGAAATAACAAAGATCAAAGTGACCGAGACGACGATGATCGAGACAGTAAATATGTTCAGAACAATGATCAATCTAAAAAGAACGATCGTGACGACTGGAATGATGATGACGATCGAAAAGAAGAAAATTGGGATGACGATAGACAAGAGAACAAGTGGAATGATGATCGAGATAAGGATGACAGGGATAGAGACAGAGATGATGATTAA
- a CDS encoding TrkH family potassium uptake protein, with translation MEKWKLRLQLLTPVQLIVSYYFIAVTVSVILLSLPIAHKPGVEWTFIDGLFTAVSAVSVTGLSSISVVDTFSVPGILILAFVLQFGGIGVMTLATFVWLITGKKIGLRERQLIMRDQNLTSLSGLVNMIKQIIILILLIEFLGGMILGTYFLTYFETWEEAFLHGFFLSISATTNGGFDLTGQSLIPFADDYFIQFIVMSLIILGAIGFPVLIEVKNFLFSKQKRYRFSLFSKITSITFFSLVIGGTILIAFLEYSYFYKGMSWHEIFFYSLFQSTTTRSGGMATLDVSMYTETTLIIMCAMMFIGASPSSVGGGIRTTTFALNLLFLYHFARGNKSIKIFKRELHEEDLNKSVVVTMMASIICFLAVFILSITEPFSLLQIIFEVCSAFGTTGLSMGITPNLSIIGKIVIMILMFIGRIGILTFLFLLGTKERKKDNYHYPKERVIIG, from the coding sequence ATGGAAAAATGGAAATTACGTTTGCAATTATTAACACCGGTGCAATTAATTGTATCTTATTACTTCATTGCTGTTACTGTATCAGTCATTTTATTAAGTTTGCCCATTGCTCATAAACCAGGTGTTGAATGGACGTTCATAGATGGCTTATTTACAGCGGTAAGTGCAGTAAGTGTGACTGGACTTTCATCTATCTCCGTCGTTGATACGTTTAGTGTCCCTGGAATATTAATTCTTGCTTTTGTTTTGCAATTTGGCGGGATCGGTGTTATGACTCTCGCAACCTTTGTATGGTTGATTACAGGTAAAAAAATCGGGTTACGAGAACGGCAATTAATTATGAGAGATCAGAATCTAACAAGTTTATCCGGACTAGTAAATATGATTAAACAAATTATTATTTTAATCCTTCTTATTGAATTTTTAGGAGGAATGATTTTAGGAACTTATTTCCTTACCTATTTCGAAACATGGGAAGAAGCTTTTTTACATGGCTTTTTCTTATCAATTAGTGCTACAACAAATGGCGGTTTTGATCTTACAGGGCAATCATTAATCCCGTTTGCAGATGATTATTTTATTCAATTTATCGTCATGAGTTTAATTATCCTCGGGGCTATTGGATTCCCGGTATTAATCGAGGTAAAGAATTTCTTATTTTCAAAACAAAAAAGATATCGTTTTTCCTTGTTCTCAAAAATCACCTCAATTACGTTCTTTTCTCTTGTTATTGGAGGTACAATCCTAATTGCCTTTTTAGAGTATTCCTATTTTTATAAAGGTATGAGTTGGCACGAAATCTTTTTTTATTCGTTGTTCCAATCTACAACAACTAGAAGCGGCGGGATGGCAACATTGGATGTGAGTATGTATACGGAAACAACGCTTATCATCATGTGTGCAATGATGTTTATAGGAGCATCACCAAGTTCTGTTGGTGGAGGTATTCGAACAACTACCTTTGCGTTAAATCTATTATTTCTTTATCATTTCGCAAGAGGGAATAAATCAATAAAGATTTTTAAACGAGAACTTCACGAAGAGGATTTAAATAAATCAGTTGTTGTGACAATGATGGCAAGCATTATATGCTTTTTAGCTGTGTTTATCCTATCGATTACAGAACCATTTTCATTGCTGCAAATTATCTTTGAGGTTTGTTCAGCATTCGGGACGACAGGTCTTTCTATGGGGATAACACCTAATTTAAGCATAATCGGAAAAATAGTGATTATGATCTTAATGTTTATTGGTAGAATTGGTATCCTAACGTTTCTTTTCTTATTAGGGACGAAGGAGCGTAAGAAGGACAACTATCATTATCCGAAAGAAAGAGTAATTATTGGCTAA
- a CDS encoding B12-binding domain-containing radical SAM protein, whose protein sequence is MKTVLSTLNAKYIHTSLSIRYLKAYAEHDYDIELAEYTIKDPPMNIVTDLHTKKPEILGFSCYIWNIEETIKVIKMLKKINPSLLIVLGGPEVTYDTREWMEKIPEVDFIIIGEGEQSFKQLLDEIHGDRNFAEVSGIAYRENDSVQIKPQRNKVDLKELPSPFHFKEDLPHLSKRVTYIETSRGCPFSCQFCLSSIEVGVRYFDREKVKEDIRFLMDNGAKTIKFVDRTFNISRSYAMEMFQFLIDEHKPGVVFQFEITADIMRPEVIQFLNDHAPKGLFRFEIGVQSTNDLTNELVMRKQNFTKLTRTVTMVKEGQKIDQHLDLIAGLPEEDYHSFKKTFNDVFELRPEELQLGFLKMLRGTGLRLRAEDHGYVYMDHSPYEILKNNVLSFEDMIKIKQVEDVLEKFWNDHRMDETIEYLVSRVFSTPFDFFQDFGTFWDQKGWTRIGHQLEDLYKHLYDFLEVEKNEDLRIVSGFMKYDYLRNQKYKPRKPWWDDMLSKQERSKIYRSILDNPLILGNKFASKQLTEKDLFKHTIVESLPFNINHYLKTGQMIEEDSFILVHYDPIQLKTTVYSAFSSEIDSKVS, encoded by the coding sequence ATGAAAACAGTATTATCAACGTTAAATGCAAAATATATCCATACAAGCCTATCCATTCGTTATTTAAAAGCATATGCAGAACATGATTATGACATTGAGCTTGCTGAATATACAATTAAAGACCCACCGATGAACATTGTGACAGACTTGCACACTAAAAAGCCAGAAATTCTTGGATTTAGTTGTTATATTTGGAATATCGAAGAAACGATTAAAGTTATTAAAATGCTAAAAAAAATCAATCCTTCTTTATTGATTGTTCTAGGTGGACCAGAAGTTACCTATGATACAAGAGAATGGATGGAAAAAATACCAGAAGTCGATTTTATTATTATTGGTGAGGGAGAACAGTCATTTAAACAATTATTAGATGAAATACATGGTGATCGAAATTTTGCTGAAGTTAGCGGAATTGCCTATCGTGAAAATGATTCTGTACAGATCAAACCGCAACGAAACAAAGTCGACTTAAAGGAGTTACCATCTCCATTTCACTTTAAAGAGGATCTTCCACACCTTTCAAAACGTGTTACGTACATCGAGACAAGTCGCGGATGTCCATTTAGCTGTCAATTTTGCTTATCTTCTATTGAAGTAGGGGTTCGTTACTTTGATCGGGAAAAAGTAAAAGAAGATATTCGCTTTTTAATGGATAATGGGGCGAAAACGATTAAATTCGTTGATCGTACATTTAATATCAGCCGAAGTTATGCAATGGAAATGTTTCAATTTCTAATAGACGAACACAAACCAGGCGTTGTTTTTCAATTTGAAATAACAGCTGATATTATGAGACCTGAAGTTATTCAATTTTTAAACGATCATGCACCGAAAGGCTTATTCCGCTTTGAAATTGGTGTTCAGTCTACAAATGACTTAACAAATGAACTTGTCATGAGAAAGCAAAACTTTACGAAACTGACTAGAACCGTAACAATGGTAAAAGAAGGACAAAAAATTGACCAGCATTTGGATTTGATCGCTGGTCTTCCTGAAGAAGACTATCATTCCTTTAAGAAAACATTTAATGATGTCTTCGAGCTGCGTCCGGAAGAACTGCAACTAGGTTTCTTAAAAATGTTAAGAGGCACAGGGCTCCGCTTACGTGCAGAAGATCACGGTTATGTTTATATGGACCATTCACCATATGAAATCTTAAAAAACAATGTCCTTTCGTTTGAAGATATGATTAAGATTAAACAGGTTGAAGATGTACTAGAAAAGTTTTGGAATGATCATCGTATGGATGAAACGATTGAATACCTTGTATCCAGAGTGTTTTCTACACCTTTTGATTTCTTTCAAGATTTCGGTACATTCTGGGATCAAAAGGGTTGGACGAGAATTGGCCACCAGTTGGAAGATCTCTACAAGCATCTTTATGATTTCCTCGAGGTTGAAAAAAATGAAGACTTACGTATTGTAAGTGGATTTATGAAATATGACTATTTGCGAAATCAAAAATATAAACCACGTAAGCCATGGTGGGATGATATGTTATCAAAACAAGAAAGAAGTAAAATTTACCGTTCGATTTTAGATAATCCACTCATTCTAGGAAATAAATTTGCAAGTAAGCAATTAACAGAAAAAGATTTATTTAAGCATACAATTGTAGAATCACTGCCATTTAATATTAATCATTATTTAAAAACTGGCCAAATGATTGAGGAAGATTCATTTATCCTTGTTCATTATGATCCAATCCAATTGAAAACAACTGTTTATTCCGCTTTCAGTAGTGAAATTGATTCAAAAGTAAGCTAA
- a CDS encoding DUF1836 domain-containing protein produces MQFQLTRKQMTNLLYSLKGEGQEPSAILAGFEAYQSDNNQIPHFLLKRNKKWSNQENGLSTNEIVSLANLCELTSLTSSSLQNWIKRDVKDLIGAPELGKKYSIEQVAMLLIVKDLKTVFDFEKIRQLLSVVFNTLSDRSDDFMSPLAFYEIYATVLDSLDESSSLSLNDRQLENHIISKVHLYNRQFPDLSQEQWEPIKNVLVITILAVLATHLQLRTQLYLNTNSHLIFP; encoded by the coding sequence ATGCAATTTCAATTAACACGTAAACAAATGACAAATTTATTATATTCATTAAAAGGTGAAGGTCAAGAACCTTCTGCTATTTTAGCAGGATTCGAAGCTTATCAAAGTGACAATAATCAGATCCCTCATTTTTTGTTAAAGCGAAATAAAAAATGGAGCAATCAAGAAAATGGATTGTCGACAAATGAAATCGTATCTCTAGCAAACTTATGTGAGTTGACTTCTCTTACATCGTCATCACTTCAAAATTGGATTAAACGGGATGTCAAAGACCTTATTGGTGCTCCTGAGCTTGGTAAAAAGTATTCGATTGAACAAGTCGCAATGCTTTTAATTGTGAAGGACTTAAAAACCGTTTTTGATTTTGAAAAGATTCGGCAATTACTATCCGTGGTTTTTAATACATTGTCTGATCGGAGTGATGATTTTATGAGTCCGCTTGCGTTTTATGAGATTTATGCGACAGTACTTGATTCATTGGATGAATCCTCATCTTTATCACTAAATGATCGTCAGTTAGAAAATCACATCATTTCAAAAGTACATTTATATAATCGTCAATTTCCAGATCTTTCACAAGAACAATGGGAGCCAATTAAAAATGTTTTAGTCATTACAATTTTAGCGGTTTTAGCTACACATTTACAATTAAGAACACAACTTTATTTAAATACGAATTCTCATTTGATTTTTCCATAA
- a CDS encoding acyltransferase family protein: MKNRDSYFDNAKFFLILLVVFGHIIRSFIDDSPFLMNVYKFVYTFHMPAFILISGYFAKSFRKKGYVKKIAKKLILPYLIFQGIYSVYYYFIENKGEMVLDPLDPHWSLWFLVSLFFWNILLFAVTKFDTKWALLLAFSIGLAAGYFEFISNYLSLSRTFVFFPLFLVGFYLNRKHFDIITKHYVKAISFVLLLVTFVSYAFLEFDYEWLFGSKPYSHFGEPSILSAVIRLGFYSLTLITSISFLSFIPKKHSFYTEWGTRTFYVYLLHGFIIQYMRNSEILDWMKDYQSLALIIILTILMTSTLSSKLVKAVTQPLIELRTSTFNYYVRNFTEKSMR; this comes from the coding sequence ATGAAAAATCGTGATAGTTATTTTGATAATGCAAAATTCTTTTTAATACTGTTAGTTGTATTTGGACATATCATTCGTTCGTTTATTGATGACAGTCCATTTTTAATGAATGTTTACAAATTTGTTTATACTTTTCATATGCCAGCGTTTATCTTAATCTCTGGATATTTTGCAAAGAGTTTTAGAAAAAAAGGCTATGTTAAAAAGATTGCCAAAAAATTAATTTTACCGTATCTCATATTTCAGGGAATTTACTCTGTCTATTATTATTTTATTGAAAATAAAGGTGAAATGGTGCTTGATCCCTTAGATCCTCATTGGTCACTATGGTTCTTGGTCAGCTTGTTCTTTTGGAATATCCTGCTTTTTGCGGTAACGAAGTTTGACACAAAATGGGCATTGTTGCTCGCTTTTTCAATTGGACTCGCAGCAGGCTATTTTGAATTTATCAGTAATTATTTAAGCCTTTCTCGAACTTTCGTCTTCTTCCCATTGTTTTTAGTAGGCTTTTATTTAAACCGTAAACACTTTGATATCATTACAAAACATTATGTGAAAGCAATCTCGTTTGTATTGTTATTGGTGACTTTTGTTTCCTATGCATTTTTGGAATTTGATTATGAATGGCTATTTGGATCGAAGCCATATTCACATTTTGGCGAACCTTCCATACTAAGTGCTGTCATTCGATTAGGTTTTTATAGCTTAACACTTATTACGTCTATAAGCTTTTTATCATTCATACCGAAAAAGCATTCGTTTTATACTGAATGGGGTACGCGAACCTTCTACGTCTATTTACTCCATGGGTTTATAATTCAGTACATGAGAAATAGTGAAATTCTAGATTGGATGAAGGATTATCAAAGTCTTGCCCTCATCATCATTTTAACAATCCTGATGACTTCAACTTTGTCATCGAAACTTGTAAAGGCAGTCACACAGCCTCTTATAGAACTACGAACATCTACTTTTAATTATTATGTAAGGAACTTTACAGAGAAGAGCATGAGATAG
- the htpX gene encoding protease HtpX translates to MAKRIFLFILSNILVLTTIGIVLSLLNVAPYQSLNGSLDLVNLLIFSAVVGFTGSFMSLLMSRWMAKMMMGVKVLNPSASLSPVERDLVDRVHRLSRAAGLTKMPQVGIYQSSEVNAFATGPSKRRSLVAVSTGLLQNMDDHAIEGVVAHEVAHIANGDMVTMTLLQGIVNTFVVFLSRIAAWFVSRFVKEELAPVVHFIAVIVFQLVFSILGSLVVFAFSRYREFHADRGGADIAGKDKMIHALRSLKQYTSRVNDDQASLSTLKINSRKGLSLFSTHPDLDDRISRLEAK, encoded by the coding sequence ATGGCTAAAAGAATTTTTCTTTTCATTTTGTCAAATATCCTTGTATTAACGACAATCGGCATCGTACTATCGCTCTTAAATGTTGCTCCATATCAGTCGTTAAATGGCAGCCTTGATCTTGTGAACTTACTCATATTTAGTGCAGTCGTTGGGTTTACAGGTTCATTTATGTCGCTTTTGATGTCTCGTTGGATGGCAAAAATGATGATGGGGGTAAAGGTTTTAAATCCTTCAGCGTCACTTTCTCCGGTTGAGCGTGATTTAGTTGATAGAGTACATCGGTTGTCAAGAGCTGCAGGATTAACGAAAATGCCTCAGGTTGGAATTTATCAGTCATCTGAAGTAAATGCCTTTGCTACTGGCCCTTCAAAACGTCGATCATTAGTCGCCGTTTCAACTGGTCTTTTACAAAATATGGATGATCATGCAATTGAGGGTGTTGTTGCACATGAGGTTGCCCATATTGCAAATGGTGATATGGTAACAATGACGTTATTACAAGGTATTGTTAATACATTTGTTGTGTTTCTATCACGTATTGCTGCTTGGTTTGTATCTCGTTTTGTAAAAGAAGAATTGGCACCTGTCGTTCATTTTATAGCAGTCATTGTTTTTCAATTGGTCTTCTCCATATTAGGAAGTCTTGTTGTGTTTGCCTTTTCTCGATATCGTGAATTTCATGCCGATCGAGGCGGAGCAGATATAGCAGGTAAGGACAAGATGATTCATGCCCTTCGTTCGTTAAAACAGTATACAAGCCGCGTTAATGATGATCAAGCATCATTATCAACATTGAAAATAAATAGTAGAAAAGGGCTGTCTTTATTTTCAACACACCCAGATTTAGATGATCGGATTAGCCGTTTAGAAGCGAAATAA
- a CDS encoding alpha/beta-type small acid-soluble spore protein: MSRSRNKLLVPGIEQALDQVKYEIAAEFGVQLGSDTVSRSNGSVGGEITKRLVAQAQSQLNGQRTE; the protein is encoded by the coding sequence ATGTCTAGAAGTAGAAATAAGTTACTTGTACCAGGAATCGAACAAGCTCTGGATCAAGTTAAATATGAGATTGCTGCAGAATTTGGTGTCCAGCTCGGATCAGATACTGTATCTCGATCAAATGGATCTGTAGGTGGAGAAATAACAAAACGACTAGTAGCACAAGCTCAATCACAATTAAATGGTCAAAGAACTGAATAA